In the genome of Streptomyces aquilus, the window CGCCGTAGGGACCTTCCACGCCGACGGCGCCAACTGCTGGCGGCACCGCTGCTGGGTCGAGCTCGTGGTCGACGGCAAGCGGGTGGAGGCGGATCTCCCGGCCCTCACCGAGACCCGGGAGAACAAGGTCGCGCGGGACGGCAGGCCGATCGTCGTCCGGTATCTGCCCTCCGACCCGACCCGGGCCGCCGAGGACGGCGGGTACGGATACGTCGGCGCCATCACCGCCGCGCTCACGCTGCCCGTCGTGATCCTGCTGATCTTCGCGCTGGGCACGCTGGTCGCCGTACTGCGAGGTCGGCCGCCCTTCTCGCCGTGGTCGTCACCCCGGTCCTGAGCTGCCGATTTCATGTCCTGAGGGATGAGCGGCTATCGTGGTGCGGTATGCCATCTGCCTGATGATTCATCCGAATGACGCAGGTGGTAACCAACTCTCAGTAAGGACCCGGAGAGAGCATGCCTCCCAAGAAGAAGAAGGTCACGGGGCTCATCAAGCTCCAGATCCAGGCCGGTGCGGCC includes:
- a CDS encoding DUF3592 domain-containing protein, whose product is MPLLFFVLAAVFAAAPVFVGVTQWQRVAEVQGGVRAVGTFHADGANCWRHRCWVELVVDGKRVEADLPALTETRENKVARDGRPIVVRYLPSDPTRAAEDGGYGYVGAITAALTLPVVILLIFALGTLVAVLRGRPPFSPWSSPRS